Sequence from the Microbacterium faecale genome:
GTGCTGTCGTCGCTCGCCATTGCGCCATGGCCTGTACTCGCGGCATCCGCTCTCGGCGTCGTCGTGATGAACGTCGTGATCGCGGTCAACCACCGACCCGGGCGGTACGTGGCCGTGCCGCGCGCGAAGCGCCGCGGGGCATGACGGGCGGCTACGACAGCGAGGTCGTGATCGGGCCCGTGTCGGTGAACGGATCCTCGTCGCCGCGCTCGCGACGCGGCTTGACCAGCACGGCGCCGGCCGAGGCGATCACGACGATCGTGAGCCCGACGATCTCGAGCCACGACATCGCCTGCCCGAGCAGGAGCCATCCCGCGAGCGCGGCGGTCGCGGGGGCCAGGCTCATGAGGATCCCGAACGCGGCCTGGCTGAGGCGACGCAGAGCGAGAAGCTCGAGACCGTAGGGGATCGTCGACGACAGGATCGCGACGCCCGCACCGAGCAGCAGGAGCCACGGATCCAGCAGAGCGGCGCCCGCGGTGAAGCTCGCGACCGGCAGGCTCAGGAGCGTTCCGACGACCATCGCGAGGGCGAGTCCGTCGAGCTTGGGGAACGCACGCCCGACGTCCGCCGACGAGCGGATGTAGAACGCCCACATCAGGGCAGCGCCGAGCGCGAAGACGACACCCCACGCGTCGAGGCGATCCCATCCGCCCCCGCCGAGCGCGATGACGCCGCAGAGCGCGAGACCGGCCCACACCCACGCCGACGCACGCCGTGCGACGACGACCGCATAGACGAGTGGTCCGAGCACCTCGAAGGTCACCGCGACACCGAGCGCGAGCCGGTCAAGCGCCAGGTAGAACAGCCCGTTCATGACGGCGATTGCGATGCCGAGGCGCACGACCGCCCACCACGACGATCGCGCGATCCCGCGGATCCGCGGGCGGGCGATGGCCATGAGCACGACGGCCGAGAACACGAGCCGGAGGGCGACCATTCCGATCGCCCCGACGCGGGGGAATAGCGTCACCGCGAGGGCGGCGCCGACTTCCTGACAGGCGAGTCCGAGCCACACCAGCCCGGCCCAGGCGGGCGCCCGTGTCATCGCGCCCTCACGATCTCAGTTCGCAGCGTGCGCGGATCCGGAATCGAGACGGGCGGCCGTAGCATGACTATTCGATCGGGCAGACGGCCGCGTCGCCGACCGCCTGGTGCGCCTGGTCGGCGGTCCAGGGCAGCGACGTCTCGGGGCGATCCTCACTCGGCGTCTCGAAGGCGATCGCGGCGAGCTCGCGTGCGAGAGCCCCCGCCAGGTCGCCGCCGGCGGCCGAGTTGTTGAGCGCGACGACGACGGTGAGGCCGGTGTCGATGTCGCTGTATGCGGCGGTCGAGTACCCGAAGATCTTGCCCTGCTGGCCGAGCATCGATCCGAGCAGGCGGTTGCCGCCCGCCGCGCGCATCCACTGTGCCCCGTCGTCTTCCAGGGGCACCGATCGGGCCCATCGCGGGGCGAGGTCGTCACCCGACCCGGCCGAGGCGGCCACATTGGCAACGTATGAGCCGAGATCGGCAACATCTGAGACGACGCCCGAGGAGGCGTATCCGATCGAGGCCGACAGCTCCGTCATGTCGCGCGGGGGCTCCTCGCAGCCGTTCTCGCGCGCGCTCGAGGAGGTATAGAACCCCGGAAGCGGCTCGGATCCGGGCGCGGACGCTTGGTCGTTCGGCAGCACCGTGTTGTGGAGGCCCTGCGGCTCGGCGACGTAGCGCTCGTACAACTCGCGCATCGTCGTGCGCGAGGCGTTCTCAAGCGCGAGGCCGAGCAGGAAGAACGACGTGTCGGACTCTGCCCACACGCCGACCTTGCCCTGTCCCGCGCCGAGGCCGGTGGCCGCGAACTCGCGCGGCGACCACTCACGCGTCGGGTTGCTCAGCATCGCATTCCAATTGCCGGAGTCCGATGAACGAAGGCCCGCGACACCATCGCAGAGGTCGACGAGGGTGACCTCGTCGAGGTGCGGCACGCTGTGCACGTACTCGGTGAGGCTGTCGTCGAGGTCGACCGCGCCGCCATCCATCGCGTAGAGCACGTCACACGTCATCGATCGCGTCACGGTCGCCGCGCGGAATGTCATCTCGGGCGATGGCTGCACGCCCGAGCCCGGCTCCGTCTCCCCGACGCCCGAGACCCATTCGCCGGCCCACGGCACCCAGACGCCGACGATCGCGCCGGGCGCGCCCGCCGCCGCGGCTGCGCGCTCGCTGGCGGCCTGCAGACGCTCGGTGACCTCTTCGGGAAGCGGATCCGCGATGTCCGCAGGCGCGGGACGCTCGTCGCCCGTGCACCCCGTGAGGAGCATCGCAGCAGCCGCGAACACCGCGACAGCGCCACCGACGCGGCCGCGACGGAAGGAGAAGCTCATGTAACCCCCTGGGAAGCGATTTTTCGAGTCTACGGTCTCGTCGCTGAGATCAACTGGGCACCGCGCGCATCTGGGATCCCTGCCGTTCCCAGGCGTTCTTCATGAAGCGACGCACGTCCTCATCGACGCGAATATCCCGCGGCCTGAGGGGCCGCGACAGGTACAGTCCGTCGAGCGAACTGAGCCGTGATAGCGCAACGTAGGTCTGTCCGGGCGCGAAAGCGCCCGCCCCGAGATCGATGACCGCGCGATCGTAGGTTTTGCCCTGCGATTTGTGGATCGTCACCGCCCAGGCGAGGCGCAACGGGAACTGTGTGAACTCGGCCGCGACGTCGCGCGAGAGCTTCTTCTGGAACGCGTCGTACGCATAGCGATACTTCTCCCAGACTGCGGGCTCCACGTCGAACTCGTCACCGTCGACGTCCACGCGCACCGTGTCGGGCAGGATCTTCGTCACCGTGCCGATCGTGCCGTTGACCCA
This genomic interval carries:
- a CDS encoding EamA family transporter, which codes for MTRAPAWAGLVWLGLACQEVGAALAVTLFPRVGAIGMVALRLVFSAVVLMAIARPRIRGIARSSWWAVVRLGIAIAVMNGLFYLALDRLALGVAVTFEVLGPLVYAVVVARRASAWVWAGLALCGVIALGGGGWDRLDAWGVVFALGAALMWAFYIRSSADVGRAFPKLDGLALAMVVGTLLSLPVASFTAGAALLDPWLLLLGAGVAILSSTIPYGLELLALRRLSQAAFGILMSLAPATAALAGWLLLGQAMSWLEIVGLTIVVIASAGAVLVKPRRERGDEDPFTDTGPITTSLS
- a CDS encoding serine hydrolase domain-containing protein, giving the protein MSFSFRRGRVGGAVAVFAAAAMLLTGCTGDERPAPADIADPLPEEVTERLQAASERAAAAAGAPGAIVGVWVPWAGEWVSGVGETEPGSGVQPSPEMTFRAATVTRSMTCDVLYAMDGGAVDLDDSLTEYVHSVPHLDEVTLVDLCDGVAGLRSSDSGNWNAMLSNPTREWSPREFAATGLGAGQGKVGVWAESDTSFFLLGLALENASRTTMRELYERYVAEPQGLHNTVLPNDQASAPGSEPLPGFYTSSSARENGCEEPPRDMTELSASIGYASSGVVSDVADLGSYVANVAASAGSGDDLAPRWARSVPLEDDGAQWMRAAGGNRLLGSMLGQQGKIFGYSTAAYSDIDTGLTVVVALNNSAAGGDLAGALARELAAIAFETPSEDRPETSLPWTADQAHQAVGDAAVCPIE